One stretch of Qipengyuania gelatinilytica DNA includes these proteins:
- the purN gene encoding phosphoribosylglycinamide formyltransferase translates to MANKAKVAIFISGRGSNMAALLYASFLPGAAYEVVLVAANDPEAEGLALASGEGISTFALSHKGMPREQHDEAMEQAARDAGADYIVLAGYMRILTDGFATRWEGRMLNIHPSLLPKYPGLDTHQRAIDAGDSHGGVSVHLVTPELDAGQVLGQMKVSIRESETADTLAERVRFAEHQLYPRVVSEYVGRENDPDFLLGKVRELALALPQTHERESHGSPGWRAGSEKSGKYFAYFNDQHHGTEHVAVLVKTGSMDELLDLVEAQPQAYFKPAYYGASGWIGVILNRPGLDWDHVADWLERSWRSVAPKSAAKLHDAADQF, encoded by the coding sequence TTGGCTAACAAGGCCAAAGTCGCGATTTTCATTTCCGGACGCGGCAGCAACATGGCCGCGTTGCTTTACGCCTCGTTCCTGCCCGGGGCCGCCTATGAAGTGGTGCTGGTGGCCGCCAACGATCCCGAAGCCGAAGGGCTGGCACTGGCGTCTGGCGAGGGCATTTCCACCTTCGCGCTTTCGCACAAGGGCATGCCGCGCGAACAGCATGACGAGGCGATGGAACAGGCCGCGCGCGATGCGGGGGCCGATTACATCGTTCTGGCCGGCTACATGCGGATCCTGACCGATGGGTTTGCGACGCGCTGGGAAGGCCGGATGCTCAACATCCACCCATCCCTGCTGCCGAAATATCCCGGGCTCGACACTCACCAGCGCGCCATCGATGCGGGCGACAGCCATGGCGGCGTATCGGTTCACCTGGTGACGCCGGAACTCGACGCCGGACAAGTCCTTGGCCAGATGAAAGTCTCGATCCGCGAGAGCGAAACCGCGGACACGCTGGCCGAACGCGTAAGATTTGCGGAGCATCAGCTCTATCCGCGCGTTGTCAGCGAGTATGTGGGCCGCGAAAACGATCCAGACTTCCTGCTCGGCAAGGTCCGGGAGCTTGCGCTCGCCCTGCCCCAGACGCATGAACGCGAGAGCCACGGCTCGCCCGGCTGGCGCGCCGGTAGCGAAAAATCGGGCAAGTATTTTGCCTATTTCAACGACCAGCATCATGGCACCGAGCACGTGGCCGTCCTCGTCAAGACGGGCAGCATGGACGAATTGCTCGACCTCGTCGAAGCGCAGCCGCAAGCCTATTTCAAACCCGCCTATTACGGTGCAAGCGGATGGATCGGCGTGATCCTCAACCGGCCGGGCCTCGATTGGGACCACGTTGCCGACTGGCTGGAACGCAGCTGGCGCAGCGTTGCACCCAAGAGCGCGGCCAAGCTGCACGATGCGGCGGACCAGTTCTGA
- the pdxA gene encoding 4-hydroxythreonine-4-phosphate dehydrogenase PdxA, whose product MTPASLPLAVSLGDPAGIGPEIIAAAWSRRESDAIPPFFVTGGAGVIGTAAHSCGIPLRIERISRPEQAPQAFQRALPVLGMADHSYDPGTLLEAGAKLALHSLETATKLAISGEASGLVTAPISKAELANVGFKQPGQTEFLADACGRERRDAVMMLAGPSLRAVPLTIHHALADVPNLLTSELIRHRARIVEAALRDDFGIDAPRLAVCGLNPHAGEDGRFGDEEERIIAPAIAELRAEGMGITGPYPADALFTPRARSGYDVALAMYHDQALIPLKALDFDEGVNVTLGLPIVRTSPDHGTAFDIAGKGIADPGAMIAALRMAGEMAARRAARD is encoded by the coding sequence TTGACCCCCGCCTCGCTCCCCCTCGCCGTTTCGCTGGGTGATCCGGCGGGGATAGGACCCGAAATCATTGCCGCCGCATGGTCGCGGCGCGAGAGTGATGCCATACCGCCGTTCTTCGTGACCGGCGGTGCGGGCGTCATCGGCACCGCTGCGCATTCATGCGGCATTCCCCTGCGGATCGAACGCATTTCGAGACCGGAACAGGCACCGCAGGCATTCCAGCGAGCACTCCCCGTGCTGGGCATGGCGGACCATTCCTACGATCCCGGAACGCTGCTCGAAGCAGGAGCCAAGCTGGCCCTCCATTCGCTCGAGACCGCGACGAAACTGGCGATTTCGGGCGAAGCATCCGGTCTGGTGACTGCTCCGATTTCCAAGGCCGAACTGGCCAATGTCGGTTTCAAGCAGCCCGGCCAGACCGAATTCCTTGCCGATGCCTGCGGGCGCGAGCGGCGCGATGCGGTGATGATGCTGGCAGGCCCCAGCCTTCGCGCAGTCCCGCTGACCATTCACCACGCGCTTGCCGATGTGCCGAACCTGCTGACCTCGGAACTGATCCGCCACCGCGCCCGCATCGTCGAGGCTGCGCTGCGCGATGATTTCGGCATCGACGCCCCTCGGCTCGCGGTTTGCGGGCTCAATCCACACGCCGGTGAAGACGGGCGGTTCGGGGACGAGGAAGAGCGGATCATCGCCCCGGCGATTGCGGAACTGCGCGCCGAGGGAATGGGAATTACGGGTCCTTACCCAGCCGACGCCCTGTTCACCCCGCGCGCCCGCAGCGGCTATGACGTGGCGCTCGCCATGTATCACGATCAGGCGCTTATTCCCTTGAAAGCACTGGACTTCGATGAGGGCGTCAACGTTACGCTCGGCCTTCCGATCGTGCGAACCAGCCCCGATCACGGGACGGCTTTCGACATCGCCGGCAAGGGGATCGCCGATCCCGGCGCGATGATCGCCGCGCTGCGCATGGCCGGCGAAATGGCCGCGAGGCGCGCCGCCCGTGACTGA
- a CDS encoding LPS-assembly protein LptD encodes MVPSRANRIANATHLLGTGVAVLALVAAAPLAAQEGAATGTGTVEEPDGESPSDLPAPPDAVVVATQEDVPPPLPEFNEAGERQISFAADILSYDSDADITTAEGNVVLRSGDRSLRADSVSWSQRTGVIVASGNVRFVDENGNQLYSERVELTDQFEAGAMDDLLLALRQGGRLAANRGVRENDGTIALEQAAYSACAVTDPEGCDKEPSWRITAERVIYDPTDSKVRFKGAYLELFGARILPLPGLSVRTDGGAVSGFLVPDLRISESNGVEVSGSYYVRFADNRDLTVSAYAFTKAPPMVSAQWRHLTDKGAYQITGYATHSRRFTDATRTDTFDSEPRGYLFANGKFQFTPEWSLTSSIRLASDRTFLRRYDISRDDRLRSMVDLERIDEKSYFSMAGWATQTLRLGQDQDNVPVALPVMDWRYRLDDPIAGGNVELQLNSLAIIRKEGQETERAFAKAQWDLKRITGLGQVVTLTGLLRGDIYHSDGNEFTETASYRGNPGWETRGVALGAIDVEWPFVGELFGGEQVFTPRVQLVATPDIKNLAIPNEDARAIDLEDSNLFALNRFPGYDRVEDGARVTYGFDWKLRRPGWELLTTLGQSYRLDSDRDIFPDGTGLSEKVSDFVGRTQIRYRDFLKLTHRYRLDKDNFAVRRNEFDATIGSSRTYAEVGYLRLNRDITTVEDLQDREELRAAVRVAFADYWSAFGSGVFNLTDREEDPTLSSDGFQPIRTRLGIAYQDDCLEMGATWRRDYVSAGDARRGDTFQLYLSLKNLGFR; translated from the coding sequence ATGGTCCCGAGCCGCGCCAACCGGATTGCAAATGCAACGCACCTTCTCGGGACGGGCGTGGCCGTGCTCGCGCTTGTCGCCGCCGCACCGCTGGCAGCGCAGGAAGGCGCGGCCACCGGAACCGGCACGGTAGAGGAGCCGGACGGCGAAAGCCCGAGCGACCTGCCAGCGCCGCCCGACGCTGTCGTTGTCGCCACTCAGGAAGACGTTCCTCCGCCCCTGCCCGAATTCAACGAGGCGGGCGAGCGGCAGATATCTTTTGCCGCCGATATCCTCAGCTACGATTCCGACGCGGACATCACCACCGCCGAAGGCAATGTGGTCCTGCGTTCGGGCGACCGGTCGCTGCGGGCCGACAGCGTAAGCTGGAGCCAGCGTACCGGCGTGATCGTCGCGAGCGGGAATGTCCGCTTCGTCGACGAGAACGGCAACCAGCTCTACTCCGAACGCGTCGAGCTCACCGACCAATTCGAAGCCGGCGCGATGGACGATTTGCTGCTGGCATTGCGCCAGGGCGGCAGGCTCGCAGCCAATCGCGGCGTACGCGAAAATGACGGCACCATCGCGCTCGAGCAGGCAGCGTACAGCGCCTGCGCGGTGACCGATCCCGAGGGCTGCGACAAGGAACCGAGCTGGCGTATCACGGCCGAGCGCGTCATCTACGATCCGACCGACAGCAAGGTTCGTTTCAAGGGCGCCTATCTCGAACTCTTCGGTGCCCGCATCCTGCCCCTACCGGGCCTTTCCGTGCGGACCGATGGCGGGGCGGTATCGGGCTTCCTCGTCCCGGACCTGCGGATTTCGGAAAGCAACGGCGTCGAGGTTTCGGGCAGCTATTATGTCCGTTTTGCCGACAACCGCGACCTGACCGTATCCGCCTATGCCTTCACCAAGGCGCCGCCGATGGTCTCGGCCCAGTGGCGTCACCTGACCGACAAGGGCGCATACCAGATCACCGGCTACGCAACGCATAGCCGCCGCTTCACCGACGCGACCCGTACCGACACATTCGACAGCGAGCCCCGCGGTTACCTGTTCGCCAACGGCAAGTTCCAGTTCACGCCCGAATGGAGCCTGACGAGCTCGATCCGGCTGGCCAGCGACCGCACCTTCCTGCGACGCTACGATATCAGCCGCGACGATCGCCTGCGGTCGATGGTCGATCTCGAACGGATCGACGAGAAATCCTACTTCTCGATGGCAGGATGGGCGACGCAGACGCTGCGGCTCGGCCAGGACCAGGACAATGTGCCGGTCGCCCTGCCCGTCATGGACTGGCGTTACCGGCTCGACGATCCGATTGCCGGCGGGAATGTCGAGTTGCAGCTCAACAGCCTCGCGATCATTCGCAAGGAAGGACAGGAAACCGAGCGCGCCTTCGCCAAGGCGCAATGGGACCTGAAGCGCATTACCGGCCTCGGACAAGTCGTCACCCTGACCGGCCTGCTGCGTGGCGACATCTACCATTCGGACGGCAACGAGTTCACCGAAACCGCCTCCTATCGCGGCAATCCGGGCTGGGAGACGCGCGGCGTGGCGCTTGGCGCGATCGATGTCGAATGGCCCTTTGTGGGCGAACTTTTCGGCGGCGAGCAGGTGTTCACGCCCCGTGTGCAATTGGTGGCGACTCCCGATATCAAGAACCTCGCCATCCCCAACGAGGATGCGCGCGCGATCGACCTGGAGGATTCGAACCTCTTCGCGCTCAACCGTTTCCCGGGATATGACCGAGTGGAAGACGGTGCGCGCGTCACCTACGGTTTCGACTGGAAGCTACGCCGCCCGGGCTGGGAACTGCTGACGACGCTGGGCCAGTCCTACAGGCTCGATTCGGACCGCGACATCTTTCCCGACGGGACCGGTTTGTCCGAGAAGGTCAGCGATTTCGTCGGGCGCACCCAGATCCGATACCGTGACTTTCTCAAGCTCACCCACCGCTACCGGCTCGACAAGGATAATTTCGCCGTCCGCCGCAACGAATTCGACGCGACCATCGGTTCCAGCCGCACCTATGCCGAGGTCGGCTACCTGCGCCTCAACCGCGACATCACCACCGTGGAAGACTTGCAGGACCGCGAGGAACTGCGCGCAGCGGTGCGCGTGGCCTTCGCCGACTACTGGTCCGCATTCGGGTCGGGCGTGTTCAACCTGACCGATCGCGAGGAAGACCCTACGCTTAGCAGTGATGGTTTCCAGCCGATCCGTACGCGCCTCGGTATTGCCTACCAGGACGACTGCCTCGAAATGGGCGCGACATGGCGACGCGACTATGTTTCGGCGGGGGACGCCCGGCGCGGCGACACCTTCCAGCTCTATTTGAGCCTGAAAAATCTCGGCTTCCGGTAA
- a CDS encoding leucyl aminopeptidase: protein MHIQFSQSRPQGARLIAHVVDKGKLPAATNAAMRAGAEAARFKGTAGQTFDGFVETDGGVARLALAGAGDKNDEARLANLEKAGAALAGKYQSTGDKQLVLDLSESDLTAIEAAHVLLGLRLRNWRYDIYRTKLKDEQKITLESVTVVGAPEGIEGAWAHAAALAEGVEFTRELVTEPANVIYPESFVARCMERFEDTGAELIVLDEAQMEEMGMGSLLGVGQGSTRESRILAIRWNGGGSEAPVAFVGKGVTFDTGGISIKPGPGMEDMKWDMGGAGAVAGGMLALVKRKAKANVVGVMGLVENMPDGNAQRPGDVVKSMNGQTIEILNTDAEGRLVLADALHWTQEEFQPSRVVDFATLTGAIIISLGNEYAGLFSNDDQLSKELSEAGEAVGDKVWRMPLGKAYDKLIDSPIADMKNIGGKGAGSITAAQFLQRFIADDTPWAHIDIAGMAWSDKPGRTWGKGATGYGVRLIDRLIADTAEG from the coding sequence ATGCACATCCAGTTTAGCCAATCCCGTCCGCAAGGCGCGCGCCTCATTGCGCATGTGGTCGACAAGGGCAAGCTTCCTGCTGCCACCAATGCCGCAATGCGCGCAGGCGCCGAGGCAGCCCGTTTCAAGGGCACTGCGGGACAGACCTTCGACGGTTTCGTCGAAACGGACGGCGGTGTGGCGCGGCTGGCGCTGGCTGGCGCAGGTGACAAGAACGACGAAGCGCGCCTCGCAAATCTGGAAAAGGCAGGCGCGGCGCTTGCAGGAAAGTACCAGTCGACCGGCGACAAGCAACTTGTGCTGGACCTGTCGGAAAGCGACCTGACCGCGATCGAGGCAGCGCATGTGCTGCTCGGCCTGCGCCTGCGCAACTGGCGCTATGACATCTATCGCACCAAGCTGAAGGACGAGCAGAAGATCACGCTGGAAAGCGTGACCGTCGTGGGTGCACCCGAAGGCATCGAAGGTGCCTGGGCCCATGCGGCCGCTTTGGCCGAGGGCGTGGAATTCACCCGCGAACTGGTCACCGAACCGGCCAATGTAATCTATCCCGAAAGCTTCGTAGCGCGCTGCATGGAGCGTTTCGAGGATACGGGTGCTGAACTCATCGTGCTCGACGAAGCGCAGATGGAAGAAATGGGCATGGGCTCGCTTCTCGGCGTCGGCCAGGGCTCGACGCGCGAAAGCCGCATTCTCGCCATCCGCTGGAATGGCGGTGGCAGCGAAGCTCCCGTCGCATTCGTCGGCAAGGGCGTCACCTTCGACACCGGCGGCATTTCGATCAAGCCGGGACCCGGCATGGAAGACATGAAGTGGGACATGGGCGGCGCAGGCGCGGTTGCCGGCGGCATGCTGGCTCTCGTCAAGCGCAAGGCGAAGGCCAATGTGGTCGGCGTCATGGGCCTCGTCGAGAATATGCCCGATGGCAATGCCCAGCGCCCGGGTGACGTGGTCAAGTCGATGAACGGCCAGACCATTGAAATCCTCAACACCGACGCGGAAGGTCGCCTCGTGCTCGCCGATGCGCTGCACTGGACGCAGGAAGAATTCCAGCCGAGCCGCGTGGTCGACTTTGCCACCCTGACTGGTGCGATCATCATTTCGCTGGGCAATGAATACGCCGGTCTCTTCTCGAACGACGACCAGCTGTCCAAGGAGTTGTCCGAAGCTGGCGAAGCCGTGGGCGACAAGGTCTGGCGCATGCCGCTGGGCAAGGCTTACGACAAGCTGATCGACAGCCCCATCGCCGACATGAAGAATATTGGCGGCAAGGGCGCAGGTTCGATCACCGCGGCGCAGTTCCTCCAGCGCTTCATCGCGGACGATACGCCCTGGGCGCATATCGACATCGCCGGCATGGCGTGGTCGGACAAGCCGGGCCGCACCTGGGGCAAAGGCGCCACGGGTTACGGCGTCCGCCTGATTGACCGTCTCATCGCAGACACGGCCGAGGGCTGA
- a CDS encoding peptidylprolyl isomerase, producing the protein MNAHLVSKLAGMAAAIGILASAPGAGAQSAVGSQDTLNLPTELTMLTNPDPNVRRATAVVNGHVITGTDLDHRVALLVDANQSEISPEEMQRVRAQVLRNLIDETLQIQAAEAEEIAIDPAEVNQTYARLAAQSNRRLEEMDAYLISIGSSPVSLKRQIQGELAWQRLLRRKVSMFVNVSAEEVNELMERLNASKGTDEYWVWEIFLSSTPQNAAAVEANAQKIVEQLRQGGSFIAYARQFSEASTAAVGGDLGWIHLPQLKDPQLETVVGQMQPGQLVGPIAISGGYWIVFLREKRQVLTADPRDATLSLKQIQVTFDPAADATVNQAKLDTFIAGVQNMRGCGSADEIAATLDANVVTNDQINARALPEQLQNMVLNMQVGEVTPPFGSVQEGVRVLMLCGRDDPQVESGPNFDELMAEIEDERVNKAAQRYLRDLRNDAYIEYN; encoded by the coding sequence GTGAACGCACATTTGGTTTCGAAACTGGCCGGCATGGCAGCGGCAATCGGTATTCTTGCAAGCGCACCGGGCGCAGGCGCACAATCGGCCGTCGGCTCGCAGGATACGTTGAACCTGCCGACCGAGCTGACCATGCTCACCAATCCCGACCCCAATGTCCGCAGGGCAACGGCTGTCGTGAACGGCCACGTCATCACCGGCACCGATCTCGACCATCGCGTCGCGCTGCTCGTCGATGCTAACCAGAGCGAAATCTCGCCCGAGGAAATGCAGCGCGTGCGGGCGCAGGTCCTGCGCAATCTCATCGACGAGACGTTGCAGATCCAGGCTGCGGAAGCCGAAGAAATCGCGATCGATCCTGCAGAGGTCAACCAGACCTATGCGCGCCTCGCTGCACAGTCCAACCGCCGTCTCGAAGAGATGGACGCCTACCTGATCTCGATCGGCTCCTCGCCGGTTTCGCTCAAGCGCCAGATTCAGGGCGAGCTTGCATGGCAGCGCCTGCTGCGCCGCAAGGTTTCGATGTTCGTCAACGTCTCGGCCGAAGAAGTGAACGAGCTCATGGAGCGCCTCAACGCTTCCAAGGGCACCGATGAATACTGGGTCTGGGAAATCTTCCTGTCCTCCACCCCGCAGAATGCCGCGGCGGTCGAAGCGAATGCCCAGAAGATCGTCGAACAGCTTCGGCAGGGCGGCAGCTTCATCGCCTATGCGCGCCAGTTCTCCGAAGCCTCGACCGCAGCAGTGGGCGGCGACCTCGGCTGGATCCACCTGCCGCAGCTCAAGGACCCGCAGCTGGAGACGGTTGTCGGCCAGATGCAGCCCGGCCAGCTGGTGGGCCCGATCGCCATTTCGGGCGGTTACTGGATCGTGTTCCTGCGCGAAAAGCGCCAGGTTCTGACCGCCGACCCGCGCGATGCGACGCTCAGCCTCAAGCAGATCCAGGTCACCTTCGATCCGGCTGCCGATGCGACCGTCAACCAGGCGAAGCTCGATACCTTCATTGCGGGCGTCCAGAACATGCGCGGCTGCGGCAGCGCCGATGAAATTGCCGCGACGCTCGATGCCAATGTCGTCACCAACGACCAGATCAATGCACGCGCGCTTCCCGAACAGCTCCAGAACATGGTGCTGAACATGCAGGTCGGCGAAGTGACGCCGCCCTTCGGTTCGGTCCAGGAAGGCGTCCGAGTGCTGATGCTGTGCGGTCGTGACGATCCGCAGGTCGAATCCGGCCCGAACTTCGACGAGCTCATGGCCGAAATCGAAGACGAACGCGTCAACAAGGCTGCGCAGCGTTACCTGCGCGACCTGCGCAACGACGCATATATCGAGTACAATTGA
- a CDS encoding nuclear transport factor 2 family protein translates to MFSSVFRFSSRKATRQQCIRDCVDSFNARNFDAAKACLTEDVKVCDANLREIRGRDNFLQFEAEISRRFPDRKLVVDEMHNHRGSVLVRGHFESRFEEVAGQALWQVEFDGNRISRVDVTRDQQRLTLPQFAVTAAA, encoded by the coding sequence ATGTTTTCGAGCGTCTTCAGATTCAGCTCGCGAAAGGCGACCCGCCAGCAGTGCATTCGCGACTGCGTGGATAGCTTCAACGCGCGCAATTTCGATGCGGCCAAAGCTTGCCTCACCGAAGATGTGAAGGTTTGCGATGCTAATCTTCGCGAAATCCGCGGCCGTGACAATTTTCTCCAATTTGAGGCGGAGATATCCCGCCGCTTTCCTGACCGTAAGCTGGTCGTCGACGAGATGCATAATCATCGCGGTAGCGTCCTCGTTCGCGGTCACTTCGAAAGCCGCTTCGAAGAAGTGGCCGGTCAGGCGCTCTGGCAGGTGGAATTCGATGGCAATCGCATTTCACGTGTCGATGTAACGCGCGATCAGCAGCGGCTTACCCTGCCACAATTTGCGGTGACTGCTGCGGCCTGA
- the ndk gene encoding nucleoside-diphosphate kinase, which translates to MAVTRTFSIIKPDATRRNLTGAVTKMLEDAGLRVVASKRIHMTREQAEGFYAVHKERPFFGELVDFMISGPVVVQVLEGEDAVKANRDVMGATNPADADEGTIRKTYAESIEANSVHGSDSEENAKIEIDFFFDENEIVG; encoded by the coding sequence ATGGCGGTTACCCGCACCTTTTCGATCATCAAGCCCGATGCCACCCGCCGCAACCTGACCGGCGCCGTCACCAAGATGCTCGAAGACGCCGGCCTGCGCGTCGTCGCTTCGAAGCGCATCCACATGACCCGCGAACAGGCCGAAGGCTTCTACGCGGTTCACAAGGAACGCCCCTTCTTCGGTGAACTGGTCGACTTCATGATCTCGGGTCCGGTCGTCGTGCAGGTCCTCGAAGGCGAAGACGCTGTTAAGGCAAACCGCGACGTGATGGGCGCCACCAACCCGGCCGATGCCGACGAAGGCACCATCCGCAAGACCTATGCCGAATCGATCGAAGCAAACTCGGTCCACGGTTCGGACAGCGAAGAGAACGCAAAGATCGAGATCGATTTCTTCTTCGACGAGAACGAAATTGTCGGTTGA
- a CDS encoding sulfotransferase family protein has protein sequence MNPARPHPFTRSRFASWLDSLLETVWEKGWQDKPEFDPEYLWSIGSRGYESQDETSIRDEEDVADFRLRLEVLCRSLREEAQLNALGHTMAYGQITSAIRKRHALGKLWREQPELAQTEIAPPIVVLGQMRSGTTRVQRLLAADPRFCGTRFCNSQDPIPASPDLRPVKARAALAIAHAVNPWLEAMHPFGATRADEEIGWLAAALSPAAFEAQWRIPSFVAFSEARDAAPIYREFARILRTDAASMGNADRPRVLKCPQFAEDMPALTAALPQARVIACERDSESVLASSVSMVASQMAFQSDLADIAALEAEWRRKMDLRAWRISAFSANPGAVAATVHFETLNEDPIAALADAYRALGKEFAPQARSAAEDELQRASRDSHGQHSRQLENFAS, from the coding sequence ATGAACCCTGCGCGCCCCCACCCATTCACCCGCTCGCGCTTTGCAAGCTGGCTGGACAGCCTGCTCGAGACGGTCTGGGAGAAAGGCTGGCAAGACAAGCCGGAATTCGATCCCGAATACCTCTGGAGCATCGGCAGTCGCGGCTATGAGAGCCAAGACGAGACATCCATCCGCGACGAGGAAGACGTTGCCGACTTCAGGCTGAGGCTCGAGGTGTTGTGCCGGTCGCTTCGCGAAGAGGCCCAGCTCAACGCGCTCGGTCACACGATGGCCTATGGGCAGATCACCTCCGCAATCCGCAAGCGCCATGCGCTCGGCAAGCTGTGGCGCGAGCAGCCTGAACTCGCCCAGACGGAAATCGCGCCGCCCATCGTCGTACTCGGCCAGATGCGAAGCGGGACAACCCGCGTCCAGCGCCTGCTCGCAGCCGACCCGCGCTTTTGCGGCACGCGTTTCTGCAACAGCCAGGACCCGATCCCGGCATCGCCCGATCTCAGGCCGGTAAAGGCCCGGGCAGCCCTTGCCATCGCGCATGCGGTCAATCCGTGGCTCGAAGCGATGCATCCCTTCGGCGCGACCCGAGCCGACGAGGAAATCGGCTGGCTTGCAGCCGCGCTGTCGCCCGCCGCTTTCGAAGCGCAATGGCGCATACCCTCGTTCGTCGCTTTCAGCGAGGCGCGCGATGCGGCGCCCATTTATCGCGAGTTCGCCCGTATCCTGCGCACCGATGCGGCGAGCATGGGCAACGCCGACCGGCCACGGGTGCTCAAATGCCCGCAATTCGCCGAAGACATGCCTGCCCTGACTGCCGCACTGCCCCAAGCCCGCGTGATCGCGTGCGAGCGCGACAGCGAAAGCGTGCTTGCCAGCAGCGTGTCGATGGTTGCGAGCCAGATGGCTTTCCAGAGCGATCTCGCCGATATCGCGGCCCTGGAAGCGGAATGGCGCCGAAAGATGGATTTGCGGGCCTGGCGGATCTCCGCTTTTTCGGCCAATCCCGGAGCCGTTGCGGCGACCGTGCATTTCGAGACGCTCAACGAGGATCCGATTGCAGCCCTGGCAGATGCCTATCGCGCGCTGGGGAAGGAGTTCGCCCCGCAGGCCCGCTCGGCCGCCGAGGACGAATTACAACGGGCGTCACGCGACAGCCACGGCCAGCACAGCCGCCAACTGGAAAATTTCGCATCCTGA
- a CDS encoding DNA polymerase III subunit chi, translating to MLVDFYQLSSDPVDVTVVKLARKVMQAGERLVVVAADEGLREHLSEALWQHGNGSFLANGPADGPHAARQPILISADCAAPNEARMAILADGQWRDEATRFDRAMLLFDADATEAARGLWRELAARDDIENRIFKQTPEGGWREGR from the coding sequence ATCCTCGTCGATTTCTACCAGCTCAGCAGCGATCCGGTCGACGTCACCGTGGTCAAGCTTGCCCGCAAAGTAATGCAGGCAGGCGAGCGGCTGGTGGTGGTCGCTGCGGATGAAGGTCTTCGCGAGCATCTGTCCGAGGCCCTTTGGCAGCATGGCAATGGCAGCTTCCTCGCCAATGGTCCTGCCGACGGGCCGCATGCTGCACGCCAGCCGATCCTGATTTCTGCCGATTGCGCAGCCCCGAACGAGGCGCGCATGGCCATCCTCGCCGACGGCCAGTGGCGCGACGAGGCGACCCGGTTCGACAGGGCCATGCTGCTGTTCGATGCCGATGCTACCGAGGCCGCGCGCGGCCTGTGGCGCGAACTTGCCGCGCGCGACGATATCGAGAACCGCATCTTCAAGCAGACGCCCGAAGGCGGCTGGCGCGAGGGACGCTGA
- a CDS encoding DUF2256 domain-containing protein → MAKMRRKADLPTKICATCGLSFAWRKKWARDWDNVRYCSERCRRNKQAGEEAG, encoded by the coding sequence ATGGCGAAGATGAGGCGCAAGGCAGACCTTCCCACGAAGATCTGCGCGACATGCGGCCTCAGCTTCGCCTGGCGCAAGAAATGGGCGCGCGACTGGGATAATGTGCGCTATTGTTCCGAGCGCTGCCGCAGGAACAAGCAGGCTGGCGAAGAAGCCGGCTGA